In Onthophagus taurus isolate NC unplaced genomic scaffold, IU_Otau_3.0 ScKx7SY_16, whole genome shotgun sequence, the genomic stretch tatgcaaaaaattttaattgaaaaaaaaacaagatggcaacaatgttactaaaaatatcaaaaaattaaaaatgatttaaaattgaaaagaaaaccaaaaattatttcaaacgaacccaaactcgatgtggctatctttaaaaatggcggagaTAACAAAGAAAAGCTACCCAAAAATGGcggccattttgttttttattttttatcgaaaatatgtcgtgtttggtatcaaattaaagaatttcttatcATCCTTAACAATTTCCTATTTTCAACGAGATTAAAGcaaaaaagtgaaaatcgattttttgacatttgacattttactcaaaattttttgttagtttttaACGAAAATGCACCCTTTTGAGActataaaatcgtttaaaaaagattaaaaattaattaaaactgtacatattttaattaaaaaaaaaaaaaaaaaaaaaacaagatggcggtgatttaacctaacttttttgttttttaatcgaattagatcgtgtttggtatcaaattaaaggatttttcatccTGCATaataatttctcatttttattggattttatagtaaaaaaatgaagatcgatttttttgacatttgacatttacctcaaaattattttattttttaaggaaaacgCATCATTTTGGGACACGAAAATCGTTTAACAAAGATTAAAACTTGATTAAAACGGTACatattctaattaaaaaataaaaaaaataagatggCGGcgatttaacctaactttttcgtttttgaatacaagtatatcgtgtttggtatcaaattaaaggatttttcatccTATATAATAATTTCCCATTTTCATTGAagttaaagcaaaaaaattaaaatcgattttttggcatttgacgtttaaactttttttaacgaaaacgCGGTGTTTAAAATCTAAGCTATTTTTAGAATGGAATTTAAAACATCGAATCTCTCCTTCTCTTTCTCTCGCTTgaaagcaaaaaaattttggctcATTTTAGCCACTCGCGTTGGATTTTCCAAGGATAAACAAGGATCAAAGTGTGATTTCGatgattcatttttttttctaagaacTAATACATTCATTGTAATTTCTTTGCGGTTTGGTTAACCTTGATTAAATTGAACCGattcaatttttatcttttatttgaaCGTGTTAAAGCGTGTGCGAGCTTATCGGCTTAGATAACGAATGCAATTCAAGGTATTTTTAGTCACGGTGCgcaaaaaagaagaatttttttttaattttagtttcaaGATGGAAAAATGGCggagattatttttaattttctacctTTTTCTTAGCGGCTATCAAATAACTATTAGAAGATGCTCGTATCCCAGCATAAAATTCAAACTGTGTCAGTCTCCGGGATCGTTCTTCGCTCTGTATCCAACTCTAGGACGATCAAATCCTGCGCTATCCAACACCTCCACCATCTTATTCGTGCACAAAAACGTGGTCTTGTTCTGCCTCAAACCGAATTTATAATCGTATTCAAATTCACCTTGTtgcatattttatcaaaaaaacactgttttaattttaaaacacaaaaaaatcaaaacctAACGTTCTTCGTCTtcaaatcaacaaaaaaacttaattcaaCTCAACTTGAAAATCAGTCACAGGACTTCTAATGATCAATTGAAACATCAAATACGACTTATTCACCttcatttttaaacgtaaCCACTTTATTAACACAATCACTTTGTAAGTCACGAAGATAACCACTTAATATTCAAGCGAGCACGATGCAATCACGAAGAAAACGCGAGAATAAATGGATTTCGactagaaatgtcaaaatgacgtttaacGGAAACGTCAATGCGagttagcgccatctattaatgAAGTGCCAATTCaacttcttattttatttaatttttttggtttattaacataattaataagtttgaatcaataaatttaataaaaaaaaatgattaaactcACCCAACAAAGATTTTAAACCAATTCGGATTTGAAACGagattaaaacgaaataatgcgtctttatcgttttattaataaaaatttaatatgattGTTGTTCATCTTTAAGTGGTTCTCCGATAATAATCGAAGCATTATCTGTATTCGTTTCATTTTAAatccttaatttaaaaaaaaaattaccttaaTTCAACAGATCCTGCTGCCATctcttttcaaatttgacacttctcttaatttatttcatcacttctaattgtttaaatacacgatatttattgcaaaacttaacaatttgttttagaaaTGAAAGTTAACTCAACAGGtgatgatgatgttgatgatgACGTGAGCACACcttgaaaactaaaaaatatttaatcgcAACTTTATTATACCAAAATTATctcattgtatttttttattactatcaTCAAATTACGTGGTTAATTTTTGtcgttaaattattattaataaataaaaagcgatttttattatttatttttaaataaaaaattaaatttgacgtaaacgtcaaatgaaaaagtgaggttaaccCGAAAATCCCGCGCTAAGTTTACCCCCTAAATGATAAACGCGGTGGTGTTTAACGATGGCTAAGGTTCAACTTTGTAATATAACGGTGATGGATAATCCGAGTGCTTTCTCGAATCCGTTTCAGTTCGAAATAACGTTCGAGTGCATcgaagaattaaaagaaggtgatttaacctcaatttttttgattttttttgttaataacgtttttttttttttagatttagaatggaaaatgatttatgtgGGTTCCGCGGAAAGTGAGGAGCACGACCAAGTTCTCGATTCGGTTTTCGTTGGGCCCATTCCTGAGGGAAAACACATGTTTGTGTTTCAAGCCGATCCACCGAACGTGCAAAGGATACCCGAAAACGATGCGATTGGTGTTACGGTTGTTTTGTTAACGTGTTCGTATAAAGGACAAGAGTTTATTAGGGttggttattttataaataacgaGTATTACGATCCTGAGTTGAGGGAGAATTTACCGAGTCCACCTCAATTCGATAAAGTCGTTAGGAATATTTTGGCCTCCGAGCCGCGAGTAACTAGGTTTAAGATTAATTGGGAGGACCAATCTGGGGGGGTTATCGAAAATTCTGAAGAAAGTGCTAATACGGCTAGTTTGGAGtgtgtttaatttaatgttgtctaaaatatactattttttaaattaaatttgtttgtttatttattttacacaaTTAATTGACATtatagtaattaataattaaaatagagAGTTGagagaataaaaataaacattaatcggaaggtatttaataaaattattgcatatcaaagtaaaaattgattaattcaTTAAGAATCAAATCAAGGATAttagtttattgtaattataatttatgagcCACAAATCGCATTTAAATAGCGATTGAGAGTTAAATAAGTaattctaacctcacttttaaatttgacataattataatttaattttttaaaaaattctttattaaaagatattaaaccgacttaaatattataattaaggtacttattaattagtttaacgATAATTTGGAGCTTGATAACACTTatttatcgatgaaaatcTCTTTCGTAGTTGCAAAGTTTTCACATCAAAATTCATAACGGAGGGTGAAATTTTCGTTCAAATCTTTTGGTTAATTCTGaaagaaaagaataataaatcgTTATTTGGGGAAATTCGAAGGAATAGggttgaatttaataaaattggttttataacctcaaaataataggaatattaaaaaatggaagATGCAAGGAAAAATTCAACCAATCAGAGAGAACCGATTT encodes the following:
- the LOC111415392 gene encoding histone chaperone asf1, whose protein sequence is MAKVQLCNITVMDNPSAFSNPFQFEITFECIEELKEDLEWKMIYVGSAESEEHDQVLDSVFVGPIPEGKHMFVFQADPPNVQRIPENDAIGVTVVLLTCSYKGQEFIRVGYFINNEYYDPELRENLPSPPQFDKVVRNILASEPRVTRFKINWEDQSGGVIENSEESANTASLECV